A segment of the Dermacentor andersoni chromosome 5, qqDerAnde1_hic_scaffold, whole genome shotgun sequence genome:
ATGGTTTTCAGTGATCGCCGAGCGCCCGAGTGGATGGCCACGCCAGATCGAGCTGCGCCGAGTGGGTTTCACCGCACCAGATCTCGAGCACACTTTCGGGACAGGCTCGCCCTACTGCGAACGTGGTCTCGGAAAACGGGGCTACAGGTTCCAACGGAGCTCGCGGTGCAGTCCTGCCATGGCCTCTACTCCCACTCGATTCCTACCGCGCTTCCAACTACTACTGCGCCTGTTGTCGAAGACGCCGTGACGCCTTGCCAGATCTCGGCGTGCCGCAGCATCAATCGGCAAGCGACCTCGGACGAGCAGCCAGCGACGCTCACCATCCCACCGCTGGTCGCGCAGCCACCGCTGTCAGCTGACACGGAGCTGCCTTGGCGTGCCTTCTGGTGACGCGTCGGCTGTGTCTGCGTGCTGCGTGACCGGTACGAGGCGCTCTTCTGCTGCGGACGTCGTCTGGAAGGCGGGATCGCGCAGCAGCCCGCTCCCGCTTCCGGCCATCATCTCGTCTCCGGCGGCAGATGGGTCAAAAGCTGCATTTAGATGACGCCTAATGGTGTTGAGGCTAGTCACTCAAGTGACTGCAATTCATCGGCGTAGCGCCATATCATTCATAAACTATTGCACACCCATCAGGGCGAAATAAATGCGCACCAGCGCTATGCAGTAACTTGTCCACTTTAGCGTGGGTTCAATGCAGCGTGGCTGCCTGACAATCTGTATTTAACCCAAACCTCTGCTTCCCGCGTTAAGTTTAATTCTTCTACCGCACAAAAGTCTGATGCAAGCGCGCACTTGACAAAGGGCTTGGCCTTGGAGCGCCCTGCTGCAAATCCCATGCTTTGAGGGCACCTCTTCGCCTTCGTGACGCCTTTTATACGTGCGTTCGTAGATTCTATGCCGCTCAGCAAGTATCTCAAGCACTTAAACGCAAGAGGCCACTGGGAATCATGTTAAAGACCACCTATGCCACCATGACACAACGGGCACATAAAGTTGTTTTTGCTTAAATGCTTATTGCTTACTTTTAGTCCTGTTTCTTCTCTATTGGTTCCTAAATTTTAATTTTCGCCGCTTTCAAAGCACATAATTTTATTTCTCTCGCCTGAATATAATAATGACCTATTTGGCGGAATGCAACtgatcttttttctttcgtgagcTAGAAACTACATGCtagttggtgatgatgatgatgatcttcatGTGTTTGGCGCATACACACTCACTGGGATTGGCTATGAATCGGGCAGATATAATATATGTGTTAATGTAATAAATTTAAAAATCTATAATTTTGATGAATAAATTAAAGCGAGGGCAGTTCAAAACCGTTCAGTAGACGATCATTCAATAAAAAAGTTATATATAATATAAATCGGGCAATAAACGAGGAATGAAATAAATAATACTGTCAAcgatgaaatcggtttgattaaATAATGATTTTTTCTATGGCGATGCGTGATTtactgtgtgagtgcccaagcacagatgCTCCGAAAGACAGCAATACCGGATTGTCCAGTGGCAGGCCTAGCTGTCGCATTCTAATTTCCAGTTTGCTTTTTCTCAGGGACGGGAAACGCCGGCATCCCAGTAAATAGTGTTGAATCGTTTCTAATGagctgaaaagctggcaccaAAGGGAAATTGCAAGACCAGATCAGTGCATGTATAAATTTAGGGGTGGGACTCGACAAGGCAGGTCGTTAATGTCACTTCCGTCTGTCTGATTTTGCAAAATGTCCTGCTctaagggaattgtaagtggtgcAGTTCAGAGGATGATGTTATATTTGATTttgatgttaaaaggatgtacCTTCTAAACCTGACAGACGTGATAAAACCCGCCGTTGGAAAAAGGGTAAGCACAGGGCCGCTGCCTTGGCCAAGCGGACTGCCGCTTCATTCATAAATAACTTTTTGTGCCCAGTtacccatattaatcgtaaactccgcaaatgacttggagccagtgagtacaaaaTTTTAAATATATATGACTCGCCGAAAGTAGTAAGTTAGGTGCACAGCAATAAAGAGTATGCGATCATTACCGCCGTTGTCCTGCAAGCTTGTAGCTTACGCAAAGCTAGGACAACATCTAGGTATCCCGCTAGGAATATTGGAGtgaagccgggggggggggggggggggggggggaagcagaaGACAAAAACACCAATCCAGAGATTATGAAAAAAATCTAACTCCGGCCTTTTCCTCTTTCTGCGAAGCATctgttgctataattacgtttGTGTGGAgctgattcaagtgatcctgaGTAAGCAGTTAAGAATATCCGAGGGGAACTGGCTTGCATTGTTTCGGTATATGTCATCATaagtaataattaattaatttgggaTACTGTTCACTGTGATTAGCTCATTTATATGTACGTCTAACGGACTCAATAACGATTGTGTTATAATTCTTTGTGGCGTATGAAACCGAGAGCATGATATTCCGAAAAATTGGGCTGGTGAATTGATAAAGATTGACTGGGACcttcttagtggggattcatagagctTTATGAATGTTTAAATGGTGAGTATTTTAAACCTCATTTCAAGGGAAGGCATTCGTGATTCTTTGTAAAGCACAGCGTTTTCTACAAACcttggtagccccagacataagcgaagcgcttcccgttccaACAAAACCAGTGGACGTAGCTTATAAGCAGAGGCGCCCGAGAATAACAAGCAGTCGAACTTTAGTATCGGTCGGATATACgtgcggtaaatcattatgagtgtgtccCTGCTCATGCCCCATCTATTTTTGCTTATTCTTCTTAATATCCCCATTGCACAGCAAGCTTCTGAAGTTATGTGTTCGATATGACGCCGCTTAAGATTTCCATCATAAATCATTTCAAGGTACTTGACTTTTTCCACTTATGGTATAGTGGAATTAAGTGGGTCTTGTATAGGAAAGACAATAATGTTACTCTTATTCACATTAAGAGACAAGTGGATACTGTCTagccatgcttctagctcgcataagCATTTCTGTAAGCACTCGTACAGTGACTAAATATTACTTGCCGAGGCAAAAAGTGCTACATCGTATGCGTAAACGTGAGTGCTTAAATTCTGATGATTATAAATGGAGTTGAGCAAGGTGTTAAGCAACAGTCACCTGAGATCAGTTGCAGTTGAACAGGACATGCCATAAAGTACGACGGAAGAGTAAGAAAGAGAGTGAACTTCACTAAGCACAAATAGGGTTAAAGGGACCAGAAGGTGGTTCCTTAGTCTATAGGACTCCAGTGGGAAACGCCAAGCGCAGGGCCTGGTCATGGGGGCTCATTTGAGCCTCCCGGACAATCCGGGCGATAATGGCTATCCAAGGCTCCAAGGCTCCCGAAAAGAATGTTGTGCTAATTGGGGTGAATTTGAATTTTGGGGTCGTGATTTGCACTCCCATGTTACATGGGGCAAGAATGGCCTCCCCCCACGCCAGTGGCATTGGTTGGCATATCTGGTTGGCCAAATGGCATGCCGCCACCCAAAATGTGGGTAGGTGTTTATCTATTTTCAGTATGCAAAGAGCAACGAACAAATGCTAATGTTCTTCGTTTCTTTCCTCTGTGATTCGTGATCGGGGCACATTGGTCTCTCTTTTTTGTCTTGTTTCTTCACTCCCAAATGACCCTCACAATTCAGCGTTATCGTGCAGTAGACGCTAACTCGTATGTATAATAGTGACAAATCTGTAGCAATTTTTTTCGCGAACAGCAACCGTACATTACTTTTTCATGAAGCCATATAGGAGGTTACGACTAAGGTCCAGCTAGATTTATACCAGATTATTAAATGGAAGTCATTGTCtgtttggtttgtttggtttCGTTTCTTCCATTAGCGGCTCATGCCTACTCacgaggattggccaagaactcGCGCCGCGCCTTCGTCCTCTTTTTATTGCAGTGCTCACGGTACATGAGAGGGGGTGGCATGCACTCACGAGGACTGCCGCGAGGAAGCTCAGCGAACTATCGTTCCGAATTCTGTGTTCCGAAGCCCTCGGAGAAAGACGCCAGATGGGAAGGCACGCGGTGGCTCCACGTCACGCCACGGTTTTCAGCAGTCCCCGAGTGCCCGAGTGGATGGCCACGCGAGATCGAGCTGCGGCGAGAGGGTTTCACAGCACCAGATCTCAAGCACACCTTCGGGACCAGCTCGCCCTTCTGCGATCGTGGTCTCGATCAAGAGGCCTACAGCCTCCAGCGGAACTCGCGGTGGACTGCTGCCATGGCCAGTACTTTCAGTCGATCCCTATAGCTCTTCCAACGACGATTGCGCCTGTTCTCGAACACGGCGTGATGCCTTCCAAGATCTCGGCATGCCCCAACATCGATCGGGAAGCGACCTCGGACGAGCCGCTCGCAGCATTCACCATCCCACCGCTAGTCGCGCAGCCACCGCagtcagctgacactgcgctgcCTTGGCGTGCCTTCTGGTGACGCGTCAGTGGTGTCTGCGTGCTGCGTGACCGCTCCGAGGCCGACTTCTGCTGCGGACGTCGTCTGGAAGGCGTGACTGTGCAGCAGCTCTCTCCAGCCTTGGCCCCCCATCTCGGCTCCGGCGGCAAATACATGTATAGTTACATTTTGACGCCACTTAATGGCATTTCGGCTAGTCACCCAAGTGACTGCCATTCACAGGCGTAGCGCCATATCATTCTTGAACTATTGCAAACCCATCAGGGCGAAATAAATGCGCACCAGCGCTATGCATTAACCTGTCCACTCCTTTAGCGTGTTTTTAATGCAGCATGGCTGCCTGTCCATCGTATTAAACCGAAACTTCCTTTTCCCGCGTATGTTTAATTATATTGCCGTGCAAACGAGAGATGCAAGCGCGCAGTTTACAGGGGGACTTGCCCTTAGAGCGCCCTGCTGCTAATCCCATGCTTTGAGGGCACCTCAAATTATTCACGTGGATTCAATTCACGTGAATTCGTGGATTGTAATCTGCTCAGGAAGTACCTCAAACACTTAAACACAGGAGGCCACTGACAATGAGGTTTAAGACCACCTGTGCCAACACAGCACGAGGGGCACACAACGTTATTGTTGCTTAAATGTTTTTGTTGGCTCAAAACAACATGACTATATTGCTTGCTTTGAGTGTTCTTCTTCTTGAATTCTCTATTGGTTCCTAAGTATTAATTTACGCCACCTTCAAATCTATCCGATAATTTTATTTCACTCGCCAGATTATAATAATCACCTCATTGGCCGAAACGCAACTGAACTTTTTTCTTTCCTGAGGCAGACGCTTCCTGCAAGTTGATGATGATCATGACAACCTTGATGTGTTTTGCGCATACCCGCTCACGGGGTTGGCGAAGAGTCGGGCAGATTTTACACATCTGTTAAGGTAATAAATTTCAATATCTCTAATTTTGATGAATAATTTAAAGCGAGGAAAGTTCAAAATGATTCAGTACACATTGATTCAATACAAAaaattatatataatataaatgagCCAATGAAGGGGGAATGAAATGAATAATACGGTCAAcgatgaaatcggtttgattcaataatgaaTTTTTCTATGGCGATGCATACATTCCtatgtgagtgcccaagcacagacgcgaaAGACGGCAATACCGCAGTGTTCAATGGCGGGTCGGGCTCTCGCACTGTAATTTGCAATGCCCTTTTTCGCAGGGGGAGGAACGCCGGCATTCCTGTAAATAGTGTTCGATCATTTCTAATGAGTTACAAAAATGGCACAAAGGGTAAATTGCGAGACTAGATCAGTGCATGTACAAATTTAGTGGTTGGACTGGACAACGCCGTCTCGTTAATGTCACTTCTGTCTGTCTGGTTTTACAAAGTTTCTTGCTCCAAGGGAATTGCAAGTGGTGTTGTTCCGATAGTTAATATAGATTTAATTTTGATGCTAAAAGGATGTATCGTCTAAGCCTGACAGACGTGATAAAACCGCCGTTGGAAGAAGGGTATACGCACACCGCCGCTACCTCGGTCAAGCTGTCTGCCGTTCATTCATAtatatgcctttgtgcccaggtacccatgtTAACTGTACACTCtgcaaatgacttggagccagtgagtacaaagtttttAATATATATGACTCGCTGGaagcagtaagtgaggtgcacagcgaTAGAGAGTCTGTGATCTTTACCGCGCTCGTCTTGGAAGCTTGTAGCTTACGCatagctaggacaacagctaagACTACTTCTAGGATTATTGGAGTGGAGTCGGAAAGCCGAACAGAAAAAGACCAATCCAATGTTGGCGAAAAAATTCCAACTCCGGTCTTTTcctcactctgcgaagcatctgttgctataattacgtttGTGTGGAGCTGATTCAAGTcatcctggagtaagccgttaagaatatgcgagggaagctgctttgaATTATATCGATATGTGCTATCGTAAGTAATAACCAATGATTTTGTGATACTCTTTACCGTGAATAGATCATTCATGTGTACATGTAACGGACTCAATAATGATTGTGTTATAATCACTTGCGGCGTCCGAAACAGAGGCCATGAGACTCCAAAAAGTTGGCCTGCTTCATTGATAAAGATTGACTGGGACCTTCTTAGCGGGGATTCATGGAGCTTTATGGATGTTTGAACGGTGTGTATTTTCAATATAATTTCAAGGGAAGGTATTTGTgattccttgtagagcacagcgtttGCTACAAACATTGTtagccccagacataagcgaagcACTCCCCGCTCCAGCAAAACTAATGGATGCAGCTTGTAAACAGAGGCGCCGGAGAATCACACACAGCCATGCCACACCCCAAATGGGGATAGGTATTTGTCTATTTTCTGTATGTCAAGAGCAACGAACTCTCAAACGCGAATGTTCTTCGTTTCTTTCCTCTGTAATTCGTGATCGTGCCAAATTGGTCTCTATATTTGTCTTGTTTCTTCGCTCACAAAATGATGCTCACGAGTCAGCGTTATCGTGCGGTATACGTTAACTCGTATGTACAATAGTGACAAATCTCAGCTAGCACAACACTTTGGCAAACTTTTTGCCGTACAGCAACTGAACATTTTTTCATGAAGCCGTATAATAGCTTATGACAAAGTCCCGCTAGATTATACCACATTATTACACGGCAGccttggtttgtttggtttggtttcTTCTATGAGCGGCTTATGCCTGTACTCAAGACGATTGGCCAAGAACTCATGCAGCGGCTTCGTCCTCTTTCTATAGCAGTGCTCACGGTACACGAGAGCGGGTGGCGCGCACTCACGAGGACTGCCGCGAGCGAGTTCACCGAGCCGTCGTTCCGAATTGTGGATTCCGAAGCCCTCGGAGAAAGACGCCAGGTGACAAGGCACGCAGTGGTGCCACGTCACACCATGGTTTTCAGCGATCCCCGAGCACCCGAGTGGATGGCCAAGCGAGATCGAGCTGCGCCGAGTGGGTTTCACTGCACCAGATCTCAAGCACACCTTCGGGACCAGCTCGCCCTTCTGCGAACGTGGTCTCGGGCAACGGGGCTACAGCTTCCAACGGAGCTCGCGGTGCAGTCCTACCATGGCCTCTACTCCCACTCGATTCCTACAGCGCTTCCAACTACTACTGCGCCTGTTGTCGAAGACGCCGTGACGCCTTCCAAGATCTCGTCATGCCACAACATCGATCCGGAAGCGACCTCGGACGAGCAGCTCACGGCACTCACTATCCCACCGCTGGTCGCGCAGCCACCGCTGTCAGGTGACACGGCGCTGCCTTGGCGTGCCTTCTGGTGACGCGTCAGCGGTGTCTGCGTGCTGCGTGACCGGCCCGAGGCCGATTTCTGCTGCGGACGTCGTCTAGAAGGCGGGATCACGCAGCAGCCCTCTACCCGCTCCGGCGCGTCATCTCTGCTACAGCGGCCGACGCATGTGTAGCTGCATTTTGACGCCGCCTAATGGGATGGCGGCTAGTCACCCAGGTGACTGAAACTCATTCGCGTTGCGCCATATCATTCATGAAATACCGCACACCCATCAGGACGAAATAAACGCGCGCCAGCGCTATGCATTACCTTTTCCCCTTCTTTTGGATGTGTTCAATGCAACTTGGCTCCTTGTCCATTAGTATTAAGCGCAAACGTCTCCTTCCCGCATGTATTTAATTGGTTTATAGCACAAAAGGCTGATGCAAGTGCACCGTTAACAGGGGGCTCGCAGTTATAGTGCGCTGCTGCTGATCACCTGTTTTGAGGTCACCTCTACGCCTTCGCGACGCCTTCTTTTATACGTGAATTTGTTGGTTGTATGCTGCTTACCAAGTATCTCAAACACCTCAACACAAGAGGCCACCTTGACACACGGGGCACACAACGTTGTTTTTTGCTTAAATGCTTTGTTTATTGGAGACCTCttctttcttctgtatgcgttcCAAAGTTTTAAATTGCGCCGCCTTCAAAACACATATTTCTATTTCTCTTGCCCGATTATCGCAGTCACTGATCTTGTGGACAGCAACTCATCTTTTTTTCCCTCCTAAAgtagaaagttgggctagttttAGACGACATTATTACACTGTAGCCTTCTAtatttttacatcgaagctgtaaAGGGCTTCGGTtcaatgcat
Coding sequences within it:
- the LOC126530934 gene encoding uncharacterized protein; protein product: MATGRKDFHAVKENSDPTPPVMAMSVNMMASSMLLNFDEGMVLTVHESGWRALTRTAASEFTEPSFRIVDSEALGERRQVTRHAVVPRHTMVFSDPRAPEWMAKRDRAAPSGFHCTRSQAHLRDQLALLRTWSRATGLQLPTELAVQSYHGLYSHSIPTALPTTTAPVVEDAVTPSKISSCHNIDPEATSDEQLTALTIPPLVAQPPLSGDTALPWRAFW